Proteins co-encoded in one Acaryochloris thomasi RCC1774 genomic window:
- a CDS encoding SDR family oxidoreductase, which yields MATYLITGTNRGIGLEYCRQLQQRGDTVIAACRSTSSELEALGIQIETGIDVTSDTSVTDLVQCLGGRPIDVLINNAGIVERTNLENLDADSLRRQFEVNAIGPLRVTRALLPNLNSGAKVALMTSRMGSIDDNTSGASYGYRMSKVSLCMAGKSLAHDLKPKGIAVAILHPGLVQTRMTNFTTNGITTETSVQGLLARIDQLNLENTGTFWHANGERLPW from the coding sequence ATGGCAACCTATCTGATTACAGGCACAAATCGAGGCATTGGCCTAGAGTACTGTCGACAACTACAGCAGCGGGGTGACACCGTGATTGCAGCCTGTCGCAGCACTTCATCAGAACTGGAAGCGCTGGGTATTCAGATTGAAACGGGTATAGATGTCACCTCAGATACCTCCGTGACCGACTTAGTTCAGTGCCTCGGTGGACGCCCCATTGATGTACTGATCAATAACGCTGGTATCGTCGAGCGCACAAACCTAGAGAATCTTGACGCTGATAGCCTCCGGCGGCAGTTCGAAGTCAATGCCATCGGTCCGCTAAGGGTTACCCGTGCGCTATTACCCAACCTCAATTCAGGGGCAAAAGTAGCCTTGATGACCAGCCGCATGGGATCCATCGACGATAATACCTCGGGTGCCTCCTACGGCTACCGGATGTCTAAAGTGTCGCTCTGCATGGCAGGCAAATCTTTAGCGCATGACCTCAAACCCAAAGGGATCGCCGTCGCCATTCTGCACCCTGGTTTAGTCCAAACTCGAATGACCAACTTTACGACCAACGGCATTACAACAGAGACCTCCGTGCAGGGATTGCTGGCGCGCATTGACCAACTAAACCTTGAAAATACCGGTACCTTTTGGCACGCTAATGGAGAGCGTTTGCCCTGGTAA
- a CDS encoding DUF1802 family protein, producing the protein MARQQYLDEFGELFSVIDGASLLSPINARTAIAIDLLENSCMAVISNALKEWAVVIEALLAGDTILLLRKGGIREARFTVPHIRVLLYPTYEHQRSQLLKPNIAIPQDPTPGQIALSAWAQITDVLQVSELEPLQALMPYHLWTESFAYERFKWKPKQPLSVLLLRVYALAKPINIPYRDAYSGCRSWIELEGEIEVGGAEPVLTQEEYLLRSQQIKTAIQTA; encoded by the coding sequence TTGGCACGACAGCAGTACCTAGATGAGTTCGGAGAGCTTTTCTCTGTGATAGATGGGGCATCGCTATTGAGTCCAATCAATGCCCGTACCGCTATAGCGATTGATTTACTGGAGAATAGCTGTATGGCTGTGATCTCGAATGCATTAAAAGAGTGGGCGGTCGTGATCGAGGCACTGTTGGCTGGAGACACGATCCTGCTGCTGCGAAAGGGAGGCATTCGTGAGGCAAGGTTCACGGTGCCCCATATTCGGGTGCTGCTTTACCCAACCTATGAGCATCAGCGATCGCAACTCTTAAAACCCAATATCGCTATCCCGCAAGATCCCACGCCGGGTCAGATCGCTCTATCTGCCTGGGCTCAAATTACGGATGTGCTGCAGGTGAGTGAGTTAGAACCGCTTCAAGCGCTGATGCCTTACCACCTCTGGACTGAATCGTTTGCCTATGAACGGTTTAAATGGAAGCCGAAGCAGCCCCTCTCTGTTTTGCTGTTGCGTGTCTATGCGTTAGCGAAGCCGATCAATATTCCCTACCGCGATGCTTACAGTGGCTGTCGCTCTTGGATTGAACTGGAGGGAGAAATTGAAGTGGGTGGGGCAGAACCGGTGCTAACTCAGGAGGAATATCTGTTGCGATCGCAACAGATCAAAACAGCTATCCAAACGGCCTAG
- a CDS encoding NAD(P)/FAD-dependent oxidoreductase, with amino-acid sequence MKPNNNQFDVAIIGSGIAGSTLASILARQGQKVILFEASSHPKFAIGESMILETSEIMRSMAEFYDVPELAYFSSENYFEHIGTSHGVKRHFSYAHHTEDQPFNRDHTLQAVIPKQPHGHELHLYRQDTDYFLMTVAIRYGAKVLQKTNIQSVHIDADGVQLTTDREQEFQAEYVVDAGGFRSLLAEKFDLRHHDLPTHSRAIFTHMVEVPCYHEVSATKESYQLPFQLSEGTLHHVFEGGWLWVIPFNNHAKSTNPLCSVGLMLDPRVHPQQSELSPEAEFYQFIERFPGIAAQFTQAKAVRDWTRTGRIQYSVKQVVGDRNCLLGQAAGFIDPLFSKGLYTSLSCTSLLADRLLAAHKTGDYSASFFKPVEEMTLGFIQANDHLVANAYRSFADYRLWQPFSVLWLLGAYLELVKLTSDRAQTIDRSNYYRRLQNLRMVGGGFPEFERLSQQIYTLLDDCVTGASVTQVSQQIKAHLDQTSWMPQTFRAILNGKNHLPTSKLHPRLLRRKQGFFGTGDYRTHFFADKTLPFFIQFYLRDRAKYGSSVLQLKRTAKLWRRGLLPSPQVGTAIVSDWPSAIAISAMVISGLVIGPRMLNSSPNLASTASVDKTVMGLVNFLDNPTEFKLACGNHAGQVVDAQVQGDRITIKVVSGGIDPRRVTLTGSLNEQGVFNGTYQTELPTGLAFGKVRLNFDQDGSAQGVNEDWGGAIAILKI; translated from the coding sequence ATGAAACCGAACAACAATCAATTTGACGTAGCGATTATTGGCTCCGGTATCGCCGGTTCAACTCTGGCGTCGATTCTAGCCCGCCAAGGCCAAAAGGTGATTCTCTTTGAGGCCAGTAGTCACCCCAAGTTCGCCATCGGAGAATCCATGATCCTGGAAACCTCCGAGATCATGCGGTCAATGGCGGAGTTCTACGATGTTCCAGAACTCGCCTACTTCAGTTCTGAAAATTATTTCGAACACATCGGTACTTCCCACGGCGTTAAGCGCCACTTTAGCTACGCACACCATACCGAAGACCAACCTTTCAACAGAGATCATACGCTGCAGGCAGTGATTCCCAAGCAGCCCCACGGCCACGAACTCCATCTCTACCGGCAGGATACCGATTATTTTTTGATGACGGTCGCTATCCGCTATGGAGCGAAGGTTTTGCAGAAGACCAATATCCAGTCTGTTCATATTGATGCTGATGGTGTGCAGTTGACTACGGATAGAGAACAAGAGTTTCAGGCGGAGTATGTTGTCGATGCTGGCGGTTTCCGGTCGCTGTTAGCTGAGAAATTCGATCTACGTCATCATGATCTACCAACCCACTCGCGGGCGATTTTTACACACATGGTTGAGGTGCCTTGCTACCACGAGGTGAGTGCAACCAAAGAGAGCTATCAGCTTCCGTTTCAATTGTCTGAAGGAACTCTGCACCATGTCTTTGAGGGGGGCTGGCTGTGGGTAATTCCCTTCAATAACCATGCGAAATCGACGAACCCGCTTTGCAGTGTGGGTCTGATGCTAGATCCTCGAGTGCATCCCCAGCAATCTGAACTCAGTCCTGAAGCAGAGTTTTATCAATTTATTGAGCGCTTCCCTGGTATTGCTGCTCAGTTTACGCAGGCCAAGGCAGTAAGGGACTGGACGCGAACCGGACGGATTCAGTACAGCGTCAAGCAAGTGGTGGGCGATCGCAACTGTCTCCTCGGCCAAGCGGCAGGATTCATCGATCCGCTATTTTCAAAGGGACTTTATACATCGTTGTCTTGTACATCGTTGCTGGCAGACCGTTTACTGGCCGCGCACAAGACAGGTGACTATTCTGCTTCTTTTTTCAAACCCGTCGAGGAGATGACGCTGGGATTTATTCAAGCCAATGATCATCTAGTTGCCAATGCCTACAGATCATTTGCAGACTATCGGCTCTGGCAACCGTTTTCAGTGCTGTGGCTGTTGGGTGCGTACCTGGAATTAGTGAAACTGACGAGCGATCGCGCCCAAACTATAGACCGCTCTAACTACTATCGACGGTTACAAAATCTCAGGATGGTCGGAGGAGGCTTTCCTGAGTTTGAACGGCTTTCTCAGCAGATTTATACACTTTTAGATGACTGCGTTACAGGTGCTTCCGTTACGCAAGTTAGTCAACAGATCAAAGCCCACCTCGATCAAACCTCTTGGATGCCCCAAACATTTAGGGCTATTTTAAACGGCAAGAATCACCTGCCGACCAGTAAGCTGCATCCCCGGTTACTGCGACGCAAGCAAGGGTTCTTCGGCACAGGGGACTATCGTACTCACTTTTTTGCGGATAAGACTCTACCCTTCTTTATCCAATTCTATTTACGAGATAGGGCAAAGTATGGCAGCTCAGTTCTGCAGTTGAAACGCACGGCAAAACTGTGGCGACGGGGTTTGTTGCCTTCCCCTCAAGTGGGAACTGCGATAGTCTCTGATTGGCCTTCGGCCATCGCAATCTCAGCAATGGTGATCTCTGGCTTGGTGATTGGCCCCAGGATGCTGAATTCATCGCCGAATCTCGCCAGCACTGCCTCTGTCGATAAAACAGTTATGGGGCTGGTCAATTTTCTGGATAATCCCACTGAGTTTAAGCTGGCCTGCGGGAATCATGCGGGGCAAGTTGTTGACGCTCAGGTTCAAGGCGATCGCATCACGATCAAGGTGGTTTCAGGTGGGATAGATCCTCGACGTGTCACGCTAACTGGCAGCTTGAATGAGCAGGGTGTTTTCAATGGCACTTATCAAACCGAGTTGCCTACAGGTTTAGCTTTTGGGAAGGTGCGCTTGAATTTTGATCAGGATGGTTCCGCTCAGGGCGTAAATGAGGATTGGGGAGGTGCGATCGCAATTCTCAAAATCTAA
- a CDS encoding glycoside hydrolase family 9 protein: MNLVDFNVESQWEQGFQGSISIANNGQNSLDRWTLEFEAPFEITQIWDAEIISQNSNRYVVQYLDWNQNIASGDAVSFGFIGQGETTTEPSGYTLNGEDIESPGTPPTPPAPLPSSPLPQLSIGDVIVSEGDGAAVFRVELAEASEERVTVGYATRNDTATSGSDFRRTSGRLVFRPGQTSKLIRVNLFDDNISESDETFSLRLRRPRNAEFGDQTFGTATIQDDDAAPPPIDPPTPAPGPNPPTPNPPQAVEFNYGEALQKSFLFYEANRSGPLPRDNRIAWRSDSTLTDGSDVGRDLTGGYFDAGDHVKFGFPMAGAMTMLGWGVNEYRGAYQQSGQLDEALDAIKWGTDYILKAHDSSPNGTRAFWGQVGEGGSDHAYWGSPESLPAPRTAFKIDAQNPGSDLAGEAAAALAAASTIFRPTNQAYADELLTNAEQLFEFADTYRGKYSDSIPDASNFYNSFSGFNDELVWGATWLYKATGDEAYLDKAENLYEGVNQDWTQDWDNKSAGGAILLAQATGKDIYRNDVEAWLDNWTPEGGSGVTYTDGGLAWLSQWGSLRHSANTAFLAGIYSDTVNDKNGQYDQFSRDQIDYILGDNPNDFSYLVGFGDDFARNPHHRGASGTNDVNAPQPNEHTLYGALVGGPSSPSDDGYQDIRSDFIANEVALDYNAGFTGAVARLYGDLGGDPLSDAELNALPSIEAPSAAIV, from the coding sequence ATGAATCTTGTTGACTTCAATGTAGAGAGCCAATGGGAACAAGGATTTCAGGGATCTATCTCCATTGCAAACAACGGTCAAAACTCATTAGATCGGTGGACACTAGAATTTGAAGCCCCCTTTGAAATCACACAGATTTGGGATGCAGAAATCATCAGTCAAAACAGCAACCGCTACGTTGTTCAGTATTTAGACTGGAACCAGAACATCGCCTCAGGTGATGCCGTCTCGTTTGGCTTTATCGGTCAAGGTGAGACCACGACTGAACCCAGCGGCTACACACTGAACGGAGAAGATATAGAGTCTCCAGGAACGCCCCCGACGCCCCCAGCGCCCCTACCCTCCTCACCTTTGCCTCAGCTTTCTATCGGGGATGTCATTGTTTCAGAGGGGGATGGTGCGGCGGTCTTCAGAGTAGAGCTAGCAGAGGCTAGCGAAGAGCGCGTCACCGTTGGATATGCCACCCGCAATGACACGGCCACTTCAGGCAGTGACTTTAGGCGCACCAGTGGCAGGCTAGTCTTCCGGCCCGGACAAACCTCTAAGCTCATTCGGGTCAACTTATTCGATGACAACATTAGTGAATCGGACGAGACTTTCTCTTTGAGACTCAGGCGTCCTCGCAATGCTGAGTTTGGGGATCAAACGTTTGGAACCGCGACGATTCAAGATGACGATGCCGCACCGCCCCCGATTGATCCGCCCACGCCTGCCCCTGGGCCAAATCCACCGACGCCAAATCCTCCTCAAGCTGTAGAGTTTAACTATGGCGAGGCGCTGCAAAAGTCTTTTCTTTTCTATGAAGCCAACCGCTCCGGTCCGCTTCCCAGAGACAACCGCATTGCTTGGCGCAGTGACTCTACCCTTACAGACGGCAGTGATGTCGGTCGTGATTTAACCGGCGGCTATTTTGACGCAGGTGACCACGTCAAATTCGGCTTCCCGATGGCGGGGGCGATGACCATGCTGGGGTGGGGCGTCAATGAGTATCGAGGAGCCTATCAGCAAAGTGGTCAGCTAGATGAAGCCTTAGACGCGATTAAATGGGGCACTGATTACATTCTCAAGGCTCACGATTCTAGCCCCAACGGAACACGCGCATTTTGGGGACAGGTGGGAGAAGGCGGCTCTGACCACGCTTATTGGGGATCTCCTGAGTCGTTACCTGCGCCCAGAACTGCATTCAAAATTGATGCCCAAAACCCCGGTTCTGACCTTGCGGGCGAGGCAGCGGCAGCCTTAGCGGCGGCATCCACGATTTTCCGGCCCACCAATCAAGCCTACGCAGATGAATTACTCACCAATGCGGAGCAGCTCTTTGAGTTTGCCGATACCTATCGCGGCAAATATTCTGACTCCATCCCGGATGCCTCTAATTTCTATAACTCCTTTAGCGGCTTCAATGACGAGCTAGTTTGGGGAGCCACCTGGCTGTATAAGGCAACGGGGGATGAGGCTTACTTGGATAAAGCCGAAAATCTCTACGAAGGCGTCAATCAAGACTGGACCCAGGACTGGGACAACAAATCGGCTGGCGGTGCCATCTTGCTGGCTCAAGCAACGGGTAAGGATATCTACAGAAATGATGTCGAAGCCTGGCTAGACAACTGGACACCAGAGGGAGGTTCCGGGGTGACCTACACAGACGGTGGCCTAGCATGGCTCAGTCAGTGGGGTTCGCTGCGACACAGCGCCAATACGGCTTTCTTGGCTGGGATTTATAGCGATACCGTCAATGATAAAAACGGGCAGTACGATCAGTTCTCCAGAGATCAAATTGATTACATTTTGGGCGATAACCCCAATGACTTCAGCTATCTGGTTGGATTTGGCGATGATTTTGCCCGCAATCCTCACCACAGAGGAGCGTCAGGGACTAACGATGTTAACGCTCCACAGCCCAACGAACACACGCTATATGGTGCCCTCGTGGGCGGTCCTTCTTCGCCCAGTGATGATGGCTACCAGGACATCCGCTCAGATTTCATCGCGAATGAGGTTGCCCTTGACTACAATGCGGGCTTCACAGGTGCGGTCGCTCGTCTTTATGGTGACTTGGGTGGCGATCCGCTCAGTGATGCAGAACTAAATGCCCTTCCTAGTATTGAGGCTCCGTCGGCAGCGATTGTTTAA